The Hymenobacter sp. GOD-10R genome includes a window with the following:
- the ffh gene encoding signal recognition particle protein, with translation MFDNLSTKLDRAFKTLKGQGSITEINVAATIKEIRRALVDADVNYKVAKEVTDKIKDEAMGRDVLTTVSPGQLMVKIVYDELTELMGGEKQDIIIKGEPAVVLLSGLQGSGKTTFAGKLASFIKKQNRNVLLVACDVYRPAAIDQLKVLGEQVGVEVYSEPDNKNPVQISQNAIEYARKNNKKVVIIDTAGRLAVDEQMMAEIEQVKRAINPSETLFVVDSMTGQDAVNTAKTFNDRLNFDGVVLTKLDGDSRGGAALSIRAVVEKPIKFISTGEKMEALDMFYPDRMAQRILGMGDVISLVERAQQQFDEDEAKRINQKIRKNQFNFDDFLSQLEQIKKMGNLKDLVGMIPGMSKAIKDIDIDDDAFKPIEAIIKSMTPQERAQPELLNGSRRKRLAKGSGTDIQQVNNLMKQFEDMRKMMRTMNKMSQTKGGMAQMAKMMGMRGK, from the coding sequence ATGTTCGATAACTTAAGTACCAAACTCGACCGTGCGTTTAAGACCTTGAAAGGTCAGGGCAGCATCACGGAAATCAACGTTGCCGCCACCATTAAGGAAATCCGCCGCGCGCTGGTAGATGCCGACGTAAACTATAAGGTTGCCAAAGAAGTAACCGACAAGATCAAGGACGAGGCCATGGGCCGCGACGTGTTAACCACCGTTTCGCCCGGCCAGTTGATGGTTAAAATCGTCTATGATGAGCTCACCGAGCTCATGGGCGGTGAAAAGCAGGATATTATTATCAAAGGCGAGCCGGCCGTTGTGTTGTTGTCGGGTCTGCAAGGTTCGGGCAAAACGACTTTTGCGGGCAAGCTAGCTAGCTTTATCAAGAAGCAAAACCGCAACGTGCTGCTTGTGGCCTGCGACGTGTACCGTCCCGCCGCTATCGACCAGTTGAAGGTGCTCGGCGAGCAAGTGGGTGTGGAGGTGTACTCGGAGCCGGATAATAAGAATCCCGTTCAGATTTCGCAGAATGCTATTGAGTACGCGCGCAAAAACAACAAGAAAGTAGTCATCATTGACACCGCCGGCCGCTTGGCCGTGGATGAGCAGATGATGGCGGAAATTGAGCAGGTAAAGCGCGCCATTAACCCGTCGGAGACCCTGTTTGTGGTGGACTCCATGACGGGCCAAGACGCGGTGAACACGGCCAAGACCTTCAACGACCGTCTAAATTTTGACGGCGTGGTGCTCACCAAGCTTGATGGTGACTCCCGCGGTGGTGCGGCCCTCTCCATTCGGGCGGTGGTAGAGAAGCCCATCAAATTCATCTCGACGGGTGAGAAGATGGAGGCGCTGGATATGTTCTATCCAGACCGGATGGCCCAGCGTATTCTCGGTATGGGTGACGTCATCTCGCTCGTAGAACGTGCGCAGCAGCAGTTCGACGAAGACGAGGCCAAGCGCATCAACCAGAAGATCCGCAAGAACCAGTTCAACTTTGACGACTTCCTCTCGCAGCTAGAGCAGATCAAGAAGATGGGTAACTTGAAGGACTTGGTAGGCATGATCCCCGGCATGAGCAAAGCCATCAAAGACATTGATATTGATGATGATGCGTTCAAACCGATCGAGGCCATCATCAAGAGCATGACCCCACAGGAGCGCGCCCAGCCAGAGTTGCTGAATGGCTCACGCCGCAAGCGTTTGGCAAAAGGTAGCGGCACGGATATTCAGCAGGTGAACAACCTGATGAAGCAATTTGAGGACATGCGCAAAATGATGCGCACCATGAACAAAATGAGCCAAACGAAAGGCGGTATGGCGCAAATGGCCAAGATGATGGGCATGCGCGGAAAATAA
- a CDS encoding nucleoside deaminase has product MEAPHDDFMREAIRLSIEKMQAGHGGPFGAVVVKDGEIIARGFNQVTSTHDPTCHAEVDAIRKACAALGTFQLTDCDLYTSCEPCPMCLGAIYWARPRRVFYGNTKQDAAAIGFDDHFIYDEIEKPLSERTIPMHELLREEARAGFRAWEEHESRKEY; this is encoded by the coding sequence ATGGAAGCTCCTCACGACGACTTTATGCGCGAAGCCATTCGCCTTTCAATTGAAAAGATGCAGGCCGGTCACGGTGGGCCATTCGGGGCAGTTGTCGTGAAGGATGGCGAAATCATCGCACGTGGCTTCAACCAAGTTACGAGCACCCACGACCCCACTTGCCACGCTGAAGTTGATGCTATTCGCAAGGCCTGTGCTGCACTTGGCACATTCCAACTAACTGATTGTGACCTATATACATCCTGCGAGCCGTGCCCAATGTGCCTAGGTGCAATTTACTGGGCTCGTCCGCGCCGCGTGTTTTATGGTAACACGAAGCAAGATGCTGCCGCCATTGGCTTCGACGACCATTTCATCTACGATGAGATTGAAAAGCCTCTTAGCGAGCGGACCATCCCCATGCACGAATTATTGCGTGAAGAAGCCCGCGCCGGATTTCGCGCGTGGGAGGAGCATGAGAGCCGCAAAGAATATTAG
- a CDS encoding alpha-N-arabinofuranosidase translates to MKFKKLLALAGLGLSSSFSSFAQSIVMNVQAGDPKLQISKHIYGQFAEHLGRCIYGGFWVDENLNVPKKDRLRLDIIEALNKIKIPNLRWPGGCFADTYHWRDGIGPRNQRPKMLNGTWGDVVEDNSFGTHEFLELCSMLKCEPYLAGNVGSGTVEEMSNWIEYLNLNGDTPLAKLRAQNGHPDPFKVSFWGVGNESWGCGGNMTPEYYSDQYKQYATFAKSYPGAPLRKIASGANGDDRNWTEVCMKKIPVDQLWGISLHYYTLPTGNWGKKGPATGFDEQAYFSTVKNCLKMDEIVAAHSAIMDKYDPNKKVALVVDEWGVWTDVEPGTNPAFLYQQNTLRDALVAGTTLNIFNNHCDRVKMAELAQAINVLQSLVLTDKEKMLLTPTYHVFDLYQVHQDAQYLPLKFASPDYVLGNDKIPALNASASKDKDGVVHISLVNLDPKKSIKVESGIDGVTWKNATGQILTSAKFNDYNSFDNPNKVKLALFKGAKKRGNKLEVEIPAQSVVVLALK, encoded by the coding sequence ATGAAATTCAAAAAACTACTCGCCTTAGCTGGTCTGGGCCTCTCCTCTTCTTTTTCCTCCTTTGCACAATCGATTGTGATGAACGTGCAGGCGGGCGACCCCAAGCTCCAGATCAGCAAGCACATTTATGGTCAATTTGCTGAGCACCTAGGTCGTTGCATCTACGGTGGCTTCTGGGTTGATGAAAATCTGAACGTGCCGAAGAAAGACCGCCTTCGCCTTGATATCATCGAGGCTCTCAACAAAATCAAAATCCCCAACCTGCGTTGGCCTGGCGGCTGCTTCGCCGACACCTATCATTGGCGCGACGGCATTGGCCCACGCAACCAGCGCCCAAAGATGCTCAATGGCACTTGGGGCGACGTGGTAGAAGACAATAGCTTCGGCACACACGAGTTCTTGGAGCTGTGCAGCATGCTGAAATGCGAGCCTTACCTAGCTGGCAACGTGGGTAGTGGCACCGTAGAGGAAATGTCGAACTGGATTGAATATCTGAACCTGAATGGCGACACCCCGCTAGCTAAGTTGCGCGCCCAGAATGGCCACCCCGATCCGTTTAAGGTGAGCTTCTGGGGAGTGGGCAATGAGAGTTGGGGCTGCGGTGGCAACATGACTCCGGAGTACTACTCCGACCAGTATAAGCAATACGCGACGTTTGCAAAAAGCTACCCCGGTGCCCCCTTGCGCAAGATTGCCAGCGGTGCCAATGGCGACGACCGTAACTGGACGGAAGTCTGCATGAAGAAGATCCCGGTAGATCAGCTGTGGGGCATTTCGTTGCACTACTACACACTGCCCACTGGCAACTGGGGCAAAAAGGGTCCCGCTACTGGCTTCGATGAGCAGGCTTACTTCAGCACGGTGAAAAACTGCCTGAAGATGGATGAAATCGTAGCGGCGCACTCGGCCATTATGGATAAGTATGACCCCAACAAGAAAGTAGCTTTGGTAGTAGATGAGTGGGGCGTGTGGACGGATGTGGAGCCTGGCACTAACCCAGCCTTTCTTTACCAGCAAAATACCCTCCGCGACGCATTGGTAGCGGGTACCACGCTCAACATCTTCAACAATCACTGCGACCGGGTGAAGATGGCTGAGTTAGCCCAAGCCATCAACGTACTACAATCATTAGTGCTCACTGATAAGGAAAAGATGCTGCTCACACCTACCTACCATGTGTTCGACCTCTACCAGGTGCACCAAGACGCGCAATATCTGCCCCTCAAATTTGCCAGCCCCGACTACGTGCTAGGGAACGACAAAATTCCGGCACTTAATGCTTCCGCCTCCAAGGATAAAGATGGCGTCGTGCATATTTCCCTCGTAAACCTAGATCCGAAAAAATCTATCAAGGTGGAATCGGGCATTGATGGTGTAACCTGGAAGAATGCTACAGGCCAAATCTTGACTTCGGCGAAATTCAATGACTACAACTCTTTCGATAACCCAAATAAGGTGAAGCTAGCCCTCTTTAAAGGCGCGAAAAAGCGTGGGAATAAGCTTGAGGTCGAAATACCTGCGCAGTCAGTTGTAGTATTAGCCTTGAAATAA
- a CDS encoding bifunctional transaldolase/phosoglucose isomerase, which yields MNPLVAIREFNQSIWLDFIRRKILINRELQKLIKEDSLRGVTSNPAIFEKAIGGSDDYDAVIRSLALQNKPAEEIYTELAIGDVQQACDLFRELYDSNDNSGDGYVSLEVSPELVNDTEGTIEEGMRFWKAVDRPNVMIKVPATLEGLPAIRRLISEGINVNVTLIFGLERYRLVAEAYLAGLEDRVAAGKPIDNIGSVASFFLSRIDVLIDPMLEKLVAEGGENGKIAEGLVGEVAIASAKKAYQIYKEIFSGPRWEALQAKDASSQRLLWASTGNKNPKYDDLKYVETLIGPHTVNTIPLETLDIFREKGKPAVRLEDNLDKVEQVLNDLPKLGIDLETLTNQLEVEGAQKFKDPFGKLMASLEKKRQLAFEEKVVPADFQLGPYQSAIDSKKQEYQSSNFIDGFWQKEATLWTQNAEAQESIRSFMGWLRVAETMVPAAPALEQFAHDMKAAGYTHVVVMGMGGSTMAPIVFEKSFQKGEGFLEMLILDTTDPGTVRHIEESVPLETTLFIVASKSGTTAEPLAFGDYFYDKLKAIKGDKAGENFIAITDPGSKFIKTAEELGYRRTFLNFTEVGGRFSALTYFGLVPAALYGLNVGELLERAIRMMRACGAYGATEQNPGLDLGVALGVLAQQGRDKMTLITPPSLSDLGLWLEQLLAESTGKEGKGILPVAGEPLAEPAIYGNDRVFVYVGYQNEADEDNKQKLQALAAAGHPVITILMEDTLDLGQEFFRWEVATSIVGAVLGINPFDQPNVQAAKTATDRLMKEVTEKGSLPEETPALEADGVKYFTTATGNDATSLLSQFFQAHPSDYVAVQAYLTETPALSNALEQLREYIQQHLHVATTFGYGPRFLHSTGQYHKGGPNTGLFLQLTADNPNDLPLPGRSYTFGTLKNAQAQGDLVALRDNDRRTLHVQLGADASAGLHTLLKALQAATLNAARA from the coding sequence ATGAACCCATTAGTTGCTATTCGCGAGTTCAACCAAAGCATTTGGTTGGACTTTATTCGCCGCAAAATCCTCATCAACAGGGAGTTGCAGAAGCTTATCAAAGAGGACAGCTTGCGCGGCGTGACCTCAAACCCGGCTATTTTCGAGAAAGCCATCGGCGGCAGTGACGACTACGACGCGGTTATCCGCTCGCTGGCCCTGCAAAACAAGCCCGCCGAAGAAATCTATACCGAGCTAGCTATCGGCGACGTACAGCAAGCCTGCGACCTGTTCCGCGAGCTTTACGACAGCAACGACAACTCCGGCGACGGCTACGTAAGCCTGGAAGTTTCGCCCGAGCTGGTGAACGACACCGAAGGAACCATCGAAGAAGGCATGCGCTTCTGGAAGGCCGTTGATCGTCCGAACGTGATGATCAAGGTGCCCGCTACGCTGGAAGGTTTGCCCGCTATTCGCCGCCTCATTTCGGAGGGTATTAACGTCAACGTGACGCTGATTTTCGGTTTGGAGCGATACCGCTTAGTGGCCGAGGCTTACCTAGCTGGTTTGGAAGACCGCGTAGCGGCTGGCAAGCCCATCGACAACATCGGTTCGGTAGCTAGCTTCTTCCTCAGCCGTATCGACGTACTGATTGACCCCATGCTGGAAAAGCTGGTAGCAGAAGGTGGCGAAAATGGCAAAATTGCCGAAGGGCTGGTAGGCGAAGTCGCTATTGCTAGCGCCAAGAAAGCCTATCAGATCTACAAGGAAATCTTCTCGGGTCCGCGTTGGGAAGCGTTGCAGGCCAAAGACGCCAGTTCGCAGCGCTTGCTGTGGGCTAGCACCGGCAACAAAAACCCTAAGTACGACGACCTGAAGTACGTGGAGACGCTCATCGGGCCGCACACGGTGAACACCATTCCGCTGGAAACACTGGATATCTTCCGCGAAAAAGGCAAGCCCGCCGTGCGTCTGGAAGACAACCTCGATAAAGTAGAGCAGGTTCTCAACGACCTGCCCAAGCTAGGTATCGACCTGGAAACCCTCACGAACCAACTCGAAGTAGAAGGCGCCCAGAAGTTCAAAGACCCCTTCGGCAAGCTGATGGCTTCGTTGGAAAAGAAACGCCAGCTAGCTTTCGAAGAGAAAGTTGTGCCGGCTGATTTTCAGCTAGGTCCGTATCAGAGCGCCATTGACTCGAAGAAGCAAGAGTACCAGTCGAGCAACTTCATCGACGGTTTCTGGCAGAAAGAAGCCACGCTGTGGACCCAGAACGCCGAGGCGCAGGAGAGCATCCGCAGCTTCATGGGTTGGTTGCGCGTCGCTGAAACGATGGTGCCCGCTGCCCCAGCATTGGAGCAGTTTGCCCACGACATGAAAGCCGCTGGCTATACGCACGTGGTGGTAATGGGTATGGGTGGCAGCACCATGGCCCCAATCGTGTTCGAGAAGTCGTTCCAGAAAGGTGAAGGATTCCTCGAAATGCTCATCCTGGACACGACCGACCCCGGCACCGTGCGCCACATCGAAGAAAGCGTACCGCTGGAAACGACGCTGTTCATTGTGGCCAGCAAATCGGGCACCACGGCCGAGCCGTTGGCGTTCGGCGACTACTTCTACGACAAGCTGAAGGCTATCAAAGGCGACAAAGCCGGCGAGAACTTCATTGCCATTACGGACCCAGGTTCCAAGTTCATCAAGACGGCTGAGGAGCTAGGCTACCGTCGTACCTTCTTGAACTTCACGGAAGTAGGCGGCCGTTTCTCGGCTCTCACCTACTTCGGTTTGGTGCCGGCCGCGCTCTACGGCTTGAACGTAGGCGAGCTGCTGGAGCGTGCTATTCGCATGATGCGTGCTTGTGGTGCTTATGGCGCTACCGAGCAGAACCCGGGCCTAGACCTAGGTGTAGCCCTCGGCGTATTGGCTCAGCAAGGCCGCGATAAGATGACGCTCATCACGCCTCCGTCGCTCAGCGACCTAGGATTGTGGCTGGAACAGTTGCTGGCCGAAAGCACTGGCAAAGAAGGCAAAGGCATTCTGCCGGTAGCCGGTGAGCCACTAGCTGAGCCTGCCATCTACGGCAACGACCGGGTGTTTGTGTACGTCGGCTACCAGAACGAAGCCGACGAGGACAACAAGCAGAAGCTACAAGCCTTGGCCGCCGCTGGTCACCCGGTTATCACCATCCTAATGGAAGATACCCTCGACCTAGGTCAGGAGTTCTTCCGCTGGGAAGTGGCCACCTCCATCGTGGGTGCGGTGCTCGGCATCAACCCCTTCGACCAGCCCAACGTGCAAGCCGCCAAAACGGCCACCGACCGCCTGATGAAGGAAGTAACCGAGAAAGGCAGCCTGCCCGAAGAAACGCCTGCCCTCGAAGCTGATGGCGTGAAATACTTCACTACGGCCACTGGCAATGACGCGACGAGCCTCCTGAGCCAGTTCTTCCAGGCGCACCCCAGCGACTACGTAGCGGTTCAGGCCTACCTGACTGAAACGCCAGCGTTGAGCAATGCCTTGGAGCAGCTGCGCGAGTACATCCAGCAGCACCTACACGTGGCTACCACCTTCGGCTATGGCCCGCGCTTCCTGCACTCGACTGGTCAGTACCACAAAGGTGGTCCTAACACGGGCTTGTTCTTGCAGCTCACAGCCGATAACCCGAACGACTTGCCGCTGCCCGGCCGCTCCTACACCTTTGGCACGCTCAAGAACGCCCAAGCCCAAGGTGACCTAGTGGCCCTGCGCGACAATGATCGTCGGACGCTGCACGTGCAGCTAGGTGCCGATGCTTCTGCCGGTCTGCACACGTTGCTTAAGGCACTGCAAGCCGCCACGCTAAACGCGGCGCGTGCCTAA
- a CDS encoding Tat pathway signal sequence domain protein: MKLFDSSRRAFVKKSLVMGAALPFVPVLAAGVESGEAVAASSDTPVPLHWLEDTTSTKAVGVTWGVPWPKSKHKKGTAFSLRNQQGNSFAVQSWPLAYWPDGSLKWTAHAAYLAPVQAQGLVLSPVKAANPTKGLTVIEAANAITVDTGAIRCQINKQGSTLITAITRDGRAVAAAGRLVLLTQDRVDAEDEGVTRTQEFTGEISQVTVEQSGPVRAVIKLEGKHQQAKASRAWLPFVVRLYFYAGSEAVRVLHTITYDGDENHDFIKGIGIRFAVPLHAPLHDRHVRFVGEDQGVFVEAVRGLTGLRRDPGATITKAQVAGQATDEKSFPAEVAGHLDLIPAFGDYILLQPSADSFAIRKRTRKGFTWLNSATGKRSAGLAYLGTPTGGLAFGIKNFWQSHPAQLDIRNAVTDEADVTLWLWAPEAPPMDLRFYHDGLGQDTFAKQREGLDITYEDYEPGFGTPKGVARTSELMLWALPATPSAPELSSLATALQTPPVLACTPVYLQDRAVFGNNWSVLNPVLPARAKIEKQLAWYFDFYKNQVDQRSWYGFWNYGDVMHSYDASRHVWKYDIGGFAWDNSELSTDMWLWYYFLSTGRADVFRMAEAMTRHTGEVDVHHLGPFAPLGSRHNVLHWGDSAKQLRISTAANRRFYYYLTGDERVGDLLREQVPAAKALLTIQPGRKLPQDDPRKSGVTKTEAYCSFGTDWGAIAAAWLMEWERTGDAQIKQKLLNSMQTIAAQPHGFFTGSALLDVETGKFRLSTDTKPYAQHLNAVFGLPEVCAELITLVNMPEFERAWLAYCELYNAPEAEQAARLGQSLGKLNLRQGHSRLTAFAANRKKDKRLAQRAWDEFYHASGGLTTHPQAHLLKGPEVLTPIDEVPDISTNSVAQWGLAAIQCLALVGNEIPNGL; this comes from the coding sequence GTGAAGTTGTTTGATTCCTCTCGTCGCGCCTTTGTCAAAAAATCGTTGGTAATGGGTGCCGCGCTGCCTTTCGTACCTGTACTGGCCGCCGGTGTAGAAAGCGGCGAGGCTGTTGCCGCCAGCTCCGATACCCCTGTTCCTCTACATTGGCTAGAGGATACGACTAGCACCAAAGCGGTTGGGGTAACCTGGGGAGTGCCGTGGCCCAAGAGCAAGCACAAGAAGGGAACTGCCTTTTCACTACGCAACCAGCAAGGCAACTCGTTTGCCGTTCAAAGCTGGCCCCTCGCTTATTGGCCAGATGGCTCGCTCAAGTGGACTGCTCACGCTGCCTACCTAGCTCCGGTACAGGCGCAAGGCTTGGTACTCAGCCCAGTAAAAGCAGCCAACCCTACCAAGGGCTTAACTGTCATAGAAGCAGCAAACGCCATTACAGTAGATACCGGCGCCATTCGGTGCCAGATCAATAAACAAGGTTCGACGCTCATCACGGCTATCACCAGGGATGGCCGGGCAGTTGCTGCCGCTGGCCGTTTGGTGCTACTAACGCAAGACCGTGTTGATGCGGAAGACGAAGGGGTAACACGTACGCAGGAGTTTACGGGCGAAATTAGTCAGGTAACAGTCGAGCAGTCGGGGCCGGTGCGCGCCGTAATAAAGCTAGAAGGCAAGCACCAGCAAGCGAAGGCAAGTCGGGCGTGGCTGCCTTTCGTGGTGCGCCTGTACTTCTATGCTGGCAGCGAGGCCGTGCGCGTGCTACACACCATCACCTACGATGGCGATGAAAACCATGATTTTATCAAAGGCATTGGTATTCGCTTCGCGGTGCCACTGCACGCACCTCTCCACGACCGGCACGTTCGGTTTGTGGGTGAAGACCAAGGTGTTTTCGTGGAGGCGGTGCGGGGGCTGACGGGCTTGCGGCGGGACCCCGGCGCCACGATCACCAAGGCTCAAGTGGCCGGACAAGCCACCGACGAAAAAAGCTTCCCGGCCGAAGTAGCGGGCCACCTTGACCTGATTCCAGCGTTCGGCGACTATATCTTGCTGCAGCCCTCCGCCGATTCATTTGCTATTCGCAAGCGCACTCGGAAAGGCTTTACATGGCTTAACTCGGCCACTGGCAAACGCTCTGCGGGCCTGGCCTACCTAGGTACCCCGACCGGAGGGCTAGCTTTTGGCATCAAGAACTTCTGGCAGAGTCACCCCGCCCAGCTCGATATTCGCAATGCCGTGACCGATGAGGCTGACGTTACGCTGTGGCTGTGGGCACCCGAAGCACCGCCCATGGACCTGCGCTTCTACCACGATGGACTGGGGCAGGATACCTTTGCCAAGCAGCGAGAAGGCCTCGACATTACGTACGAAGACTATGAGCCGGGCTTTGGCACCCCCAAGGGTGTAGCGCGCACCAGTGAGCTGATGCTGTGGGCTTTGCCTGCTACACCATCGGCGCCTGAGCTATCCTCCCTTGCCACTGCCTTGCAAACGCCACCGGTGCTAGCTTGCACGCCGGTTTACTTGCAAGATAGGGCGGTGTTCGGGAACAACTGGAGTGTGCTTAATCCAGTGTTGCCGGCTAGGGCCAAAATCGAAAAGCAGCTAGCCTGGTACTTTGACTTTTATAAAAATCAAGTCGATCAGCGCTCCTGGTACGGGTTCTGGAACTATGGCGACGTGATGCATAGCTATGATGCGAGCCGCCACGTGTGGAAGTACGACATCGGCGGCTTTGCCTGGGACAACTCGGAGCTTTCGACTGATATGTGGCTGTGGTACTACTTCTTAAGCACAGGCCGCGCCGATGTGTTCCGCATGGCGGAAGCCATGACGCGCCACACCGGAGAGGTTGATGTTCACCACCTAGGTCCGTTTGCGCCTCTCGGCTCGCGCCACAACGTGCTACACTGGGGCGACAGCGCCAAGCAGTTGCGCATCAGCACAGCTGCTAATCGCCGATTCTATTATTATCTCACCGGTGATGAACGCGTAGGCGACTTGCTGCGCGAGCAAGTACCCGCCGCTAAAGCGCTGCTTACTATTCAACCCGGCCGCAAGCTTCCCCAAGACGACCCGCGCAAATCGGGCGTAACCAAAACAGAAGCCTACTGCTCCTTCGGCACCGATTGGGGAGCTATTGCCGCCGCGTGGCTCATGGAATGGGAACGCACCGGTGACGCGCAGATCAAGCAGAAGCTATTGAACAGCATGCAGACGATTGCCGCGCAGCCGCACGGCTTTTTCACCGGCAGCGCTCTGCTGGATGTGGAAACGGGAAAGTTTCGCCTTTCGACGGATACCAAACCGTATGCTCAGCACCTGAACGCAGTATTTGGCCTGCCAGAAGTTTGTGCGGAGCTAATTACTCTGGTAAATATGCCGGAGTTTGAACGTGCGTGGCTAGCCTACTGCGAGTTGTATAATGCTCCCGAAGCCGAACAAGCCGCCCGGCTTGGCCAATCGTTGGGCAAGCTTAACCTTCGCCAGGGCCACTCCCGCCTCACCGCCTTTGCCGCTAATCGTAAGAAAGACAAGAGGTTAGCCCAGCGCGCCTGGGACGAATTTTATCACGCGTCGGGAGGACTCACAACGCACCCGCAAGCGCACCTTCTGAAAGGCCCTGAGGTACTAACCCCAATTGACGAGGTGCCAGACATCTCCACGAATTCGGTGGCGCAATGGGGGCTAGCCGCCATCCAATGCCTAGCTCTGGTGGGTAACGAAATTCCAAATGGGCTATAA
- a CDS encoding DUF6250 domain-containing protein — translation MILEKGSYCKLLVALTTVSLSTLLGAATFSSGKERKPSAAVSPKPAKKKLLFSDDFQILDTLKWRPEIEPKPNSTVYAKQGKLVLDTQGGVTVWLKQPLHGNIQIEYTRKIPVAGNPNDRLSDLNQFWMASEPTSDGTALVTRSGKLEGYDNLRLYYVGMGGNTNTTTRFRKYQGNGERTLLQEYSDPAHLLQPNKEYKIKTIVQNGTTSFWVDGTCFFTYTDPTPFKTGYFGIRSTKSRQEIANFRVYQLN, via the coding sequence ATGATTTTAGAAAAGGGCTCGTACTGCAAGCTATTGGTTGCGCTGACAACAGTTTCGTTATCAACGCTGCTCGGGGCCGCCACCTTCTCAAGCGGAAAAGAGCGCAAACCTAGCGCGGCGGTATCACCCAAACCAGCTAAGAAGAAGCTGCTTTTCTCCGATGATTTTCAAATCCTTGATACTCTCAAGTGGCGCCCCGAAATCGAGCCGAAGCCCAATTCAACGGTGTATGCGAAGCAAGGTAAGCTCGTGCTAGATACGCAAGGCGGCGTAACGGTGTGGTTGAAGCAGCCGTTGCACGGCAACATCCAGATTGAATATACTCGGAAGATACCCGTGGCGGGCAACCCCAACGACCGCCTCTCCGATTTGAACCAGTTCTGGATGGCTAGTGAGCCTACCAGTGATGGTACGGCGCTAGTTACTCGTAGCGGTAAGCTGGAAGGGTACGACAACCTCCGCCTTTATTACGTAGGAATGGGTGGCAATACCAACACGACTACGCGCTTCCGCAAGTACCAGGGAAACGGCGAACGAACGCTACTTCAGGAGTACAGCGACCCCGCGCATCTGCTCCAACCCAACAAAGAGTACAAGATCAAAACTATCGTGCAAAACGGTACGACTAGCTTCTGGGTCGATGGTACGTGCTTTTTTACCTACACAGATCCGACACCGTTTAAGACTGGCTATTTCGGTATCCGCTCCACGAAGTCGCGCCAGGAAATAGCGAACTTCCGGGTGTACCAGCTAAACTAA